A segment of the Thermoplasmata archaeon genome:
GCCGGATAATTTTATCAGGTTTGACCAATGCTTTCAACCCTGAAATATGTGCATCTCCAACAAACACGATAATCTTGTTATATTTCGTGGAGAGATCCAATATTGATTTTGACATGTATGCGTTTCGATCATCAATCAGTATCTTGGATAACTGTGGATACTGTTTATGCATAATTTCTAGAATTTCAGATTCTTGGCTCTGAAACTCAGTAATTTTCATTTTTTTTCGGGTTGGGATAAAAGAGAGAAATATAGAAAAAAACAGCTTGCTCTTTTCTTTAAATCCCAACTCTTTCAGTTTTTGAGATATAACCTGAATATTCATGTCCAGAAACGCGAGCGGAATATCCAGCTTCTTAGCCATGTTTGCAGCAGCAAGCATCTCTCCGCCCAGTTCTGCGCCCATAGACTTGGCAATATGCGATTGAAGCACTGACAGTAGCGTAAATATAGAAATACCCCTGCTTCTACGTTTGTCTGGAGAAAGCAATGCTTGGTACCTGAGCTCGTCCAGCTCTATTCCAATAACATCCGGATTTTCCTGAGTTACAATATAATCTATCTTTTGTGAAATGTTGAATACATGTCCTACGCCGATCATTATTATCATGGTTTAGGGGATATATA
Coding sequences within it:
- a CDS encoding TraB/GumN family protein, with product MIIMIGVGHVFNISQKIDYIVTQENPDVIGIELDELRYQALLSPDKRRSRGISIFTLLSVLQSHIAKSMGAELGGEMLAAANMAKKLDIPLAFLDMNIQVISQKLKELGFKEKSKLFFSIFLSFIPTRKKMKITEFQSQESEILEIMHKQYPQLSKILIDDRNAYMSKSILDLSTKYNKIIVFVGDAHISGLKALVKPDKIIRLAELLNTEYPNYTQKFVYHYKLKE